The Amphiprion ocellaris isolate individual 3 ecotype Okinawa chromosome 6, ASM2253959v1, whole genome shotgun sequence genome contains a region encoding:
- the ank1a gene encoding ankyrin-1a isoform X9: MAQAAKHLRKNKDLEAQLEADRKEKEEERAKKRSRSRDKKRKAHAVHRWLIDQDSSVSSEMPDGQGVWHYDDEADAGNSFLRAARSGNLDKALEHIKNGIDINTANQNGLNGLHLASKEGHVKMVLELLHNGIVLETTTKKGNTALHIAALAGQEQVVTELVNYGANVNAQSQKGFTPLYMAAQENHLEVVKFLLENGANQSIPTEDGFTPLAVALQQGHENVVALLINYGTKGKVRLPALHIAARNDDTRTAAVLLQNDPNPDVLSKTGFTPLHIAAHYENLNVAQLLLNRGANVNFTPKNGITPLHIASRRGNVIMVRLLLDRGAQIDAKTKDELTPLHCAARNGHVRIIEILLDHGAPIQAKTKNGLSPIHMAAQGDHMDCVKQLLQYNAEIDDITLDHLTPLHVAAHCGHHRMAKVLLDKGAKPNSRALNGFTPLHIACKKNHMRVMDLLLKHSASLEAVTESGLTPLHVASFMGHLNIVKILLQKGASPSASNVKVETPLHMASRAGHYEVAEFLLQNAAPVDAKAKDDQTPLHCAARMGHKELVKLLLEHKANPNSTTTAGHTPLHIAAREGHVQTVRILLDMEAQQTKMTKKGFTPLHVASKYGKVDVAELLLERGANPNAAGKNGLTPLHVAVHHNNLDVVNLLVSKGGSPHSAARNGYTALHIASKQNQVEVANSLLQYGASANAESLQGVTPLHLASQEGRPDMVSLLISKQANVNLGNKSGLTPLHLVAQEGHVGIADILVKQGASVYAATRMGYTPLHVACHYGNIKMVKFLLQQQANVNSKTRLGYTPLHQAAQQGHTDIVTLLLKHGAQPNETTTHGTSALAIAKRLGYISVIDVLKLVTEETVSMTTTEKHRMSFPETVDEILDVSEDEGEELLGTEGARNYSPAIPRIPRVSPETVILREHEIDQQHTPLPLPKEYDEDSLIPSSPATETSDNVSPVASPIHTGFLVSFMVDARGGSMRGSRHNGLRVIIPPRTCAAPTRITCRLVKPQKLTSPPPLVEGEGLASRIISLGPASMQFLGPVIVEIPHFAALGRGDRELVVLRSENGSVWKEHRNRYGDEVLETILNGMDEDLESQEELGKKRIRRIISTDFPLYFAVVSRVQQESDLIGPEGGSLTSKLVPMVQATFPETAVTKRVRLGLQAQPVPDELVAKLLGNQANFSPVVTVEPRRRKFHRPIGLRIPLPPSWKESPRDSGEGDTTSLRLLCSVIGGTAPAQWEDITGTTKLIYANDCASFTTNVSARFWLADCPRTAEAVSFANLLYRELSAVPYMAKFVVFAKMNELREGRLRCYCMTDDKMDKTLEQHENFTEVARSRDIEVMEGMPLHLECSGNLVPVRKATQQPRCFSFQAFRDNRLPVSVKVRDSSKEPTGFLSFLRKTTKYEDSQHVLCNLNITMPPCIKIVGSEDRRRTLTPLALRERYSALNEPAMASMSAMERTELKMAVIAEQLGLSWAELARELQLSVDDINKIRVENPNSLLEQSSALLNLWATREGKRAKMESLYAALKSIDRMDIINMLEGQPPQPTRQGSRDLSRRRHNEREHLSPGMTNGYGLAQEELLSPASMQYSLPSPLGAEPYWQEVSSLDCAPIATTEEDTLMEMSDVQVWPSGNSPSLVPVEDSSLECSNADDSEGLLGLPYGSLGRPASQASAASGGGVVLSGSIELPEDDSEMGVDSLSTTTPASLGGTIAGINLNGLNNGQGSEASSEASAVTGTTGGGGAGGEGGGGGGGGGGEGGTGSEEGLSLVAGQQRVYARLSESPGLSCVADRNGDRSGNGGNGGGGGSFLSYLQEQTGPGWIPVTDPTQTWVGNQPKPRQAMETMMSSVRNAVDDQSRVSQEALLQPVRDMGHSEILRGHFRGTQPFEKGLGFPHRVPELRAWDDVRLKGQGDEVEDLPGEQVSEEQFTDEHGNIVTKKIVRKVVRRGKGSGEEGVQEVSVESSLLDANELEGDAEQFMSYAILGRDSSKPDTVDVKKGAQIVKCASLRRVKQ; this comes from the exons GCAGATGCTGGCAACAGTTTTCTTCGAGCAGCCCGCTCTGGCAACCTGGACAAGGCCTTGGAACATATCAAAAATGGCATTGATATAAATACAGCCAATCAG AATGGGCTCAATGGGCTGCATCTCGCCTCGAAAGAAGGTCACGTCAAAATGGTGCTGGAGCTTCTCCACAATGGAATCGTACTGGAGACGACCACGAAG AAAGGCAACACGGCCCTGCACATTGCAGCCTTGGCAGGGCAGGAGCAGGTTGTCACAGAGCTGGTTAACTACGGGGCCAATGTCAACGCTCAGTCCCAG AAAGGTTTCACTCCACTCTACATGGCTGCACAAGAAAACCATCTAGAGGTTGTGAAGTTTCTTCTGGAGAACGGAGCCAATCAGAGCATTCCAACAGAG GATGGATTTACTCCTCTTGCCGTGGCTCTTCAGCAGGGACATGAAAATGTCGTAGCCCTGCTCATCAACTACGGCACCAAGGGAAAGGTCCGCCTCCCTGCGCTGCACATTGCAGCACGCAACGACGATACCCGCACAGCCGCGGTGCTTTTGCAGAACGACCCCAATCCTGATGTACTCAGCAAG ACTGGATTCACACCCCTCCACATTGCTGCACACTATGAAAACTTGAACGTAGCTCAACTGCTGCTCAACAGGGGAGCCAATGTCAACTTCACCCCAAAG AACGGCATCACTCCTCTGCACATTGCATCCAGACGGGGGAATGTGATCATGGTCCGACTCCTGCTGGACCGAGGGGCACAGATCGATGCCAAGACCAAG GATGAGCTTACTCCTCTGCACTGTGCAGCCAGAAATGGTCATGTCAGGATCATAGAGATCCTGCTGGACCATGGAGCCCCCATCCAGGCAAAGACGAAG aatggCCTGTCTCCAATCCACATGGCAGCGCAGGGGGACCACATGGACTGCGTCAAGCAGCTTCTGCAGTACAACGCAGAAATTGACGACATCACACTGGACCATCTTACCCCTCTGCACGTGGCGGCACACTGTGGCCACCACCGTATGGCCAAAGTACTACTGGACAAAGGGGCCAAACCCAACTCCCGGGCTCTG AATGGCTTTACACCTCTGCATATTGCTTGTAAAAAGAACCACATGCGTGTGATGGACCTTCTGCTCAAACACTCGGCGTCGTTAGAGGCTGTGACTGAG TCTGGCCTGACCCCCCTCCATGTGGCATCCTTTATGGGTCATCTCAACATTGTAAAGATCCTGCTGCAGAAAGGAGCTTCCCCCAGCGCCTCCAATGTA AAAGTGGAGACTCCTCTCCATATGGCATCTCGGGCAGGACACTATGAGGTGGCAGAGTTTTTATTGCAGAATGCAGCACCAGTGGATGCCAAGGCCAAG GATGACCAAACACCTCTGCATTGTGCTGCTCGGATGGGCCACAAGGAACTAGTGAAGCTTCTGCTGGAGCACAAAGCCAACCCCAACTCCACCACCACAGCAGGACACACACCTCTACATATCGCTGCCCGGGAAGGCCATGTGCAAACTGTACGCATCCTCCTGGACATGGAGGCTCAGCAGACCAAGATGACCAAG AAAGGCTTCACTCCGCTGCATGTGGCCTCCAAGTACGGCAAGGTGGAtgtagctgagctgctgctggagagagGAGCAAACCCTAATGCAGCTGGGAAG AATGGTCTGACTCCGCTGCACGTCGCTGTACATCACAACAACCTGGATGTGGTTAACTTGCTTGTCAGCAAAGGAGGGTCACCGCATAGTGCAGCCAgg AACGGCTACACTGCCCTCCACATAGCATCCAAGCAGAACCAGGTTGAGGTGGCTAACAGCCTGCTGCAGTACGGAGCTTCGGCCAATGCTGAGTCACTGCAGGGAGTCACACCTCTCCACCTGGCCTCACAGGAAGGAAGGCCCGACATGGTCTCACTGCTCATCTCCAAACAGGCCAATGTCAACCTTGGCAACAAG AGTGGATTAACCccgctccacctggtggcacaagAGGGTCATGTTGGCATCGCTGATATCTTGGTGAAGCAGGGAGCTTCAGTCTATGCAGCCACACGG ATGGGTTACACCCCTCTCCATGTAGCTTGTCACTATGGCAACATCAAAATGGTGAAGTTCCTCCTGCAGCAACAGGCCAACGTCAACAGCAAAACAAGG CTTGGTTACACTCCTCTGCACCAGGCAGCCCAGCAGGGACACACAGACATTGTAACGCTGTTGCTGAAGCATGGCGCTCAGCCCAATGAGACCACCACA CATGGTACCTCGGCCCTGGCTATTGCTAAGAGGTTGGGCTACATCTCTGTGATTGACGTCCTAAAGCTTGTAACTGAGGAGACGGTTTCCATG ACGACCACAGAGAAACACCGCATGAGTTTCCCAGAAACAGTGGATGAGATACTAGACGTGTCTGAGGATGAAG GAGAGGAGCTCTTGGGGACAGAAGGGGCCAG GAATTATTCGCCAGCCATTCCCAGGATTCCTCGTGTTTCTCCAGAGACTGTCATCCTGAGAGAACATGAGATAGATCAG CAACACACTCCACTTCCACTGCCCAAAGAATACGACGAGGACTCGCTGATTCCCAGCAGCCCGGCAACCGAGACGTCTGACAACGTCAGCCCAGTGGCCAGTCCCATACACACAGG GTTCCTGGTCAGTTTTATGGTGGACGCTCGGGGCGGTTCCATGCGAGGCAGCAGGCATAATGGTCTGCGTGTCATCATACCTCCACGGACGTGTGCGGCACCCACCCGCATCACCTGCCGCCTGGTGAAGCCGCAGAAGCTGACCAGCCCCCCTCCGCTGGTGGAGGGAGAGGGGCTGGCCAGCAGGATCATCTCCCTGGGTCCAGCCAGCATGCAGTTCCTGGG ACCAGTGATTGTGGAGATCCCCCACTTTGCTGCTCTGGGTCGTGGTGACCGGGAGCTCGTCGTGCTGAGGAGCGAAAATGGATCAGTGTGGAAAGAACACCGCAATCGCTATGGTGACGAGGTGCTAGAAACAATCCTCAACGGAATGGATGAAG ACTTGGAAAGTCAAGAGGAACTTGGAAAGAAGCGGATCCGCCGCATTATCTCCACCGACTTCCCCCTTTACTTCGCTGTCGTGTCACGAGTGCAGCAAGAAAGCGACCTGATTGGTCCAGAGGGCGGTTCTCTGACAAGTAAACTGGTGCCGATGGTCCAGGCCACGTTTCCTGAGACGGCGGTCACCAAACGAGTCCGCCTGGGGCTGCAG GCTCAGCCGGTTCCAGATGAGCTTGTTGCAAAGCTGCTGGGTAACCAAGCAAACTTTAGCCCCGTCGTCACTGTGGAGCCTCGGCGGCGCAAGTTTCACCGACCAATCGGCCTGCGTATCCCTCTGCCCCCGTCCTGGAAGGAAAGCCCCCGAGACTCTGGGGAGGGCGACACCACCAGCCTGCGTCTGCTCTGCTCAGTCATAG GTGGTACAGCTCCAGCCCAGTGGGAGGACATTACTGGCACCACCAAGCTTATCTATGCTAATGACTGCGCCAGTTTCACAACCAATGTTTCAGCACG ATTCTGGCTGGCAGATTGTCCTCGGACAGCTGAGGCCGTCTCCTTTGCCAACCTGCTCTATAGAGAGCTGTCAGCTGTACCCTACATGGCCAAGTTTGTGGTGTTTGCAAAGATGAACGAGCTGCGCGAAGGCCGTCTGCGCTGCTACTGCATGACTGACGACAAGATGGACAAAACTCTGGAGCAACACGAGAACTTCACAGAAGTGGCTCGCAGCAGAGACATAGAG GTGATGGAGGGAATGCCACTTCACCTGGAGTGTTCAGGGAATCTCGTGCCAGTTAGAAAGGCCACGCAGCAGCCTCGTTGCTTCAGCTTCCAGGCCTTCAGAGATAACCGACTTCCTGTCTCTGTTAAG GTGAGAGACAGCAGTAAAGAGCCCACCGGGTTTTTGTCTTTCCTGCGTAAGACCACAAAGTATGAGGACAGCCAACATGTGCTCTGCAACCTCAACATCACCATGCCTCCATGTATCAAG ATTGTTGGGAGTGAAGACCGGAGGCGAACCCTGACCCCACTGGCTTTAAGAGAAAGATACAGTGCTCTAAATGAGCCAGCGATGG CTTCGATGAGTGCCATGGAGAGGACAGAGCTGAAGATGGCTGTGATTGCAGAACAGTTGGGACTGAGCTGGGCTG AGTTGGCACGTGAGCTTCAGCTCAGTGTGGATGACATTAATAAGATCCGTGTGGAGAATCCAAACTCTCTGCTGGAGCAGAGCTCTGCACTGCTCAACCTTTGGGCCACCCGAGAGGGCAAGAGGGCCAAGA TGGAGAGCTTGTACGCAGCTCTGAAGAGCATCGACCGTATGGACATCATCAACATGCTGGAGGGCCAGCCGCCTCAGCCTACGAGACAAGGATCCCGTGATCTCAGCAGACGCCGACATAACGAGAGAGAGCACCTCTCCCCTGGTATGACCAATG GTTATGGGCTCGCGCAGGAAGAGCTTCTCTCGCCGGCCTCCATGCAGTACAGCCTGCCCTCCCCGTTGGGTGCTGAGCCTTACTGGCAGGAGGTCTCCAGTCTGGACTGTGCACCCATTgccaccacagaagaagacacCCTGATGGAGATGTCTGATGTGCAGGTGTGGCCCTCAGGCAACAGTCCCTCCTTGGTGCCTGTGGAGGACTCCTCGCTGGAGTGCAGCAATGCTGATGATTCGGAAGGTCTGCTGGGGCTGCCATACGGAAGTCTGGGTCGGCCGGCCAGTCAGGCCAGTGCAGCCAGCGGAGGGGGTGTTGTGCTGAGTGGCTCCATTGAGCTACCCGAAGACGATTCAGAGATGGGCGTAGACTCGCTCAGCACGACCACGCCAGCCTCACTTGGGGGCACCATCGCTGGGATCAATCTTAACGGGCTGAACAATGGTCAGGGGTCAGAGGCAAGTTCAGAGGCATCAGCAGTCACGGGCACGACTGGTGGTGGCggagctggaggagaaggaggaggaggagggggaggaggaggaggagaaggcgGGACGGGCTCAGAGGAAGGGCTTTCTCTTGTTGCAGGACAGCAAAGAGTGTATGCTCGATTGAGTGAGTCACCTGGTCTGAGCTGTGTTGCAGATCGGAATGGAGACAG GTCAGGTAATGGTGGAAATGGAGGTGGTGGAGGCTCTTTCCTTTCCTACCTGCAGGAACAGACAGGTCCAGGGTGGATCCCTGTCACTGACCCTACTCAGACCTGGGTGGGCAACCAGCCTAAGCCCAGGCAGGCCATGGAGACCATGATGTCATCAGTGCGTAATGCTGTGGACGACCAATCCCGCGTGTCCCAGGAGGCCTTGCTTCAGCCTGTGAGGGACATGGGGCATTCTGAGATCTTGCGGGGGCATTTCAGAGGTACCCAGCCATTTGAGAAGGGTTTGGGCTTTCCACACCGGGTACCAGAGCTGAGGGCCTGGGACGACGTACGCCTGAAGGGTCAG gGCGATGAGGTTGAAGACCTTCCTGGGGAGCAAGTAAGCGAGGAGCAGTTCACGGATGAACATGGAAACATTGTCACAAAAAAG ATTGTGCGTAAGGTGGTGCGCAGAGGGAAGGGTTCAGGTGAGGAGGGGGTTCAGGAGGTGAGCGTGGAGAGTTCTCTGCTGGACGCCAACGAGCTGGAGGGTGATGCTGAGCAGTTCATGAGCTACGCCATCTTGGGTCGGGACAGCAGCAAG CCCGATACTGTGGATGTGAAGAAAGGTGCTCAGATAGTGAAATGTGCCAGTCTGCGGAGAGTTAAGCAGTGA